CGCCGGTCGAGGCCGGCTTCCTGGCCATTGTAGATCATGGGCATGCCGTCGAGGAGGAAGGACAGCACTGCGAACGGCGCGTAACCCATGCCCATGCGGTCGAATTCCGTGCCCGCCCAGGTGTTCTCATCGTGGCTGCTGGTGAAAACCATGAGCGCGCCGCCCCGGGGGAAGTGGGCGCGGATCCTCGCGTAGGCCTCGTCAAGGGCCGAGGCAGACCGCTTGCCCTGTGCGATCTGGTTCATCGCGTGGTGCAGGTCGAAACCGTAAGAGAGATTGAAGGCGGCGACCTGTTGCTGCGGCAGCTCGGCCTCGGCGAGAAAGAACACGTCGGGCTTCACGGCGCGCACGCGTTTCACGACCTCGTTCCAAAACGGCGTGGGCAGGCCCCAGGCGACGTCACAGCGGAAACCGTCGATGCCAAACTGCTTCACCCAGTGGATGAGCACGTCGGCTTGGTAGTCGAGCAGGCCGGGCGCCGCGAAGTCGAACTGGACGACATCGGTCCAGTCCGTGCCGTGCGGGGGCGTGAGATTGCCCTTCTCGTCGCGCCAGAAGAAGTGCGGGTGGGTTTTGGTGAGCGGATTGTCGGGCGAGACGTGGTTGGGCACCCAGTCCAGGATGACCCGCATGCCGCGCGCGTGCGCGCCCTGGACGAGGTCGCGCAGGTCCTGCTCGGTGCCGAACTCCGGGTTGACGCCCAGGTAGTCCTTGGCGGCG
This DNA window, taken from Oleiharenicola lentus, encodes the following:
- a CDS encoding alpha-amylase family glycosyl hydrolase — encoded protein: MKKPPSRLLLLALLSLAASLFAAPAPEREKAWPSAHHQAVGVPDWARGSTIYEINVRQFSASGKFTAVTADLPRLQALGVDILWLMPIHPIGEVHRKGSLGSYYAAKDYLGVNPEFGTEQDLRDLVQGAHARGMRVILDWVPNHVSPDNPLTKTHPHFFWRDEKGNLTPPHGTDWTDVVQFDFAAPGLLDYQADVLIHWVKQFGIDGFRCDVAWGLPTPFWNEVVKRVRAVKPDVFFLAEAELPQQQVAAFNLSYGFDLHHAMNQIAQGKRSASALDEAYARIRAHFPRGGALMVFTSSHDENTWAGTEFDRMGMGYAPFAVLSFLLDGMPMIYNGQEAGLDRRLEFFERDPILWPKETHPTTRLYQVLTKLRRENPALHTGAPMRRLDTTDNATFYVVERAVGAKRVVGLFNLTPKDAKADLFDPALAGEWRDAFTGETVKLDALVPLDLKGWRYRVLVR